The Methylomarinum vadi genome has a window encoding:
- a CDS encoding cytochrome-c peroxidase — protein sequence MPASKVRFIVAGFASALFLPWQANAELQLTAEEKLGKQLFSDQDLSLNRNQSCATCHSLKKVNSGKLGINLPSPGFVDPQNVLTGSPVSAGSVAGQHGVLNAPSVGYAAFSPFFHWDGNEGLYIGGQFWNGRAATLADQAKQPFMNPREMAMPNAWAVVGRLQEKPRYVQAFRKIYGLDLAQIPTYSVRDSEAIFSHGKRRNRHGNEFRPFELTPPGVNEIYNKIAQAIAAFEKSRFFNRFTSKFDFYLIGQTTLNEQETKGLQLFEGKALCSACHVSETTIAPDGSEFPPLFTDFTYDNIGVPRNDNIFGNPEPDLGLGGREDIAERDPEGNEIGKHKVMSLRNIAITPPYAHNGFFPTLESIVHFYNTRDVANAGWQEPEIPRNVNDEELGNLGLSAEEEAALVAFLQTLTDGYPEWGNDPNVPVGTPSPYAATPFPSFP from the coding sequence ATGCCAGCAAGCAAAGTTAGATTCATCGTCGCCGGCTTCGCCTCAGCCCTTTTTCTACCGTGGCAGGCGAATGCCGAGTTGCAACTGACGGCCGAGGAAAAACTCGGCAAGCAACTTTTTAGCGATCAGGACTTGTCATTAAACAGGAATCAATCCTGTGCCACCTGCCATAGCTTGAAAAAAGTTAACTCGGGCAAGTTAGGAATCAATCTGCCTTCGCCCGGTTTTGTCGATCCGCAAAACGTATTAACGGGTTCGCCGGTATCCGCCGGTTCCGTGGCAGGCCAACACGGCGTCCTGAACGCGCCCAGCGTCGGCTATGCGGCATTCAGTCCTTTCTTCCATTGGGACGGAAATGAAGGTCTCTATATCGGCGGTCAATTTTGGAACGGCCGTGCGGCAACGCTGGCCGACCAAGCCAAGCAACCTTTTATGAATCCGCGGGAAATGGCCATGCCGAATGCCTGGGCCGTCGTCGGCCGGCTACAGGAAAAGCCGCGCTATGTACAAGCGTTCAGGAAAATTTACGGTTTGGATTTAGCACAGATTCCAACCTATTCCGTTAGAGACTCGGAGGCGATATTTTCCCACGGAAAGAGAAGGAACCGCCATGGCAACGAATTTCGACCGTTCGAATTAACGCCCCCCGGCGTCAACGAAATCTACAATAAAATCGCGCAAGCCATCGCCGCCTTCGAAAAAAGCCGTTTTTTCAATCGCTTCACATCCAAATTCGATTTTTACCTGATCGGTCAAACCACGTTGAACGAGCAGGAGACTAAAGGTTTGCAATTATTCGAAGGCAAAGCCCTGTGTTCGGCCTGCCATGTCAGCGAAACGACCATCGCTCCGGATGGCAGCGAGTTTCCGCCTTTATTCACCGATTTTACCTATGACAATATCGGCGTTCCGCGCAACGACAACATTTTCGGTAACCCGGAACCCGATTTGGGTTTGGGCGGACGGGAGGACATCGCCGAGCGCGATCCGGAAGGCAACGAGATCGGCAAGCACAAGGTCATGAGCCTGAGAAATATCGCCATCACGCCGCCTTATGCCCATAACGGCTTTTTCCCGACACTGGAATCCATCGTGCATTTTTACAATACTCGCGACGTAGCAAACGCCGGATGGCAGGAACCCGAGATCCCCCGGAACGTCAACGACGAGGAACTGGGCAATCTGGGGCTCAGCGCGGAGGAGGAAGCCGCCCTGGTGGCTTTTCTACAAACGCTGACCGACGGTTATCCAGAATGGGGCAACGATCCAAACGTCCCGGTCGGCACGCCATCGCCTTACGCTGCAACGCCGTTTCCGTCATTCCCTTGA
- a CDS encoding DUF2905 domain-containing protein, translating to MDFGKLLIIVGSSIVAAGLAVKFAPWLVNWFGKLPGDIHIKNEHSTVFIPITSMIVISLLLTLLVNLFFRK from the coding sequence ATGGATTTCGGAAAATTATTAATAATTGTTGGCAGTTCGATAGTTGCGGCTGGCCTCGCGGTAAAATTTGCACCCTGGTTGGTCAATTGGTTCGGAAAGCTGCCGGGCGATATCCATATCAAAAACGAACACAGTACGGTATTTATTCCGATTACGTCAATGATCGTGATCAGCCTGTTGCTGACGCTGTTGGTCAATCTTTTTTTTAGAAAATGA
- a CDS encoding DUF2784 domain-containing protein → MANRVIADILAIIHFGFIVFVVLGGLLLFKYRWVALLHLPAVLWGALLELKGWYCPLTDWENHFRQAADQSGYSGGFIEHYLIPLIYPPALTENIQIFLGVAVIVINVFIYAHVIRSLSRKNGHSFSKKKIDQQRQQQADHDH, encoded by the coding sequence ATGGCTAACAGAGTAATAGCCGATATACTTGCCATTATTCACTTCGGCTTTATTGTTTTTGTCGTGCTAGGCGGCTTGTTACTGTTTAAATACCGATGGGTCGCCCTGCTGCATTTACCGGCCGTGTTATGGGGCGCATTGCTTGAGTTGAAAGGCTGGTATTGCCCATTAACGGATTGGGAAAATCATTTCAGGCAGGCTGCCGACCAATCAGGATATAGCGGCGGATTCATCGAGCATTATCTGATACCGCTTATTTATCCGCCCGCCTTGACTGAAAATATTCAGATTTTTTTAGGAGTCGCGGTGATTGTGATCAATGTATTCATTTACGCTCATGTGATTCGATCGCTTTCGCGAAAAAATGGCCATTCATTTTCTAAAAAAAAGATTGACCAACAGCGTCAGCAACAGGCTGATCACGATCATTGA
- the ppnN gene encoding nucleotide 5'-monophosphate nucleosidase PpnN, whose product MKESTVDARLSPEGHLAILSKAEVNKLLDTSQGGLYQLLHNCSLAVLNCGNYMDDGKELLERYRSFSIKVIQEERGIKLEVTGAPASAFVDGQMIKGIKEHLFAVLRDIVYVSDEINDNPKFDLHSSEGVTNAVFHILRNANIIQPRTEPKMVVCWGGHSISREEYDYTKEVGYQLGLRGLNICTGCGPGAMKGPMKGATIGHAKQRINNGHYVGISEPGIIAAESPNPIVNDLVIMPDIEKRLEAFVRSGHGIVVFPGGAGTAEEILYLLGILLHPENAEIPFPLVFTGPKSAEDYFKQINQFIGNTLGFEAQQRYKIIVDDPARVAREMKAGIHQVREFRKHKGDAYYFNWSLKISQDFQQPFLPTHENMANLKLHKNQHRHQLAADLRRVFSGIVAGNVKDEGIRAVEKFGHFEISGDAEIMEPVDELLKAFVEQQRMKLPGKTYVPCYKIVT is encoded by the coding sequence ATGAAAGAAAGCACTGTAGACGCTAGACTCTCGCCGGAAGGGCATCTGGCCATTTTATCGAAGGCCGAGGTGAACAAATTATTGGATACCAGTCAGGGCGGTTTATACCAATTGCTGCACAATTGTTCGCTGGCGGTACTCAATTGCGGTAATTACATGGATGATGGCAAGGAACTGCTGGAACGCTACCGTTCCTTTTCGATAAAAGTCATTCAGGAGGAGCGCGGTATCAAACTTGAAGTTACCGGCGCTCCGGCCAGTGCTTTCGTCGACGGCCAGATGATCAAAGGGATCAAGGAGCATCTTTTCGCGGTGCTACGTGACATCGTCTATGTCAGCGACGAAATTAACGATAACCCAAAATTCGACCTGCACAGTTCGGAAGGCGTCACCAACGCGGTATTCCATATCTTGCGAAATGCCAACATCATCCAGCCCCGCACCGAACCTAAAATGGTCGTCTGCTGGGGCGGGCATTCCATTTCCCGCGAAGAGTACGATTACACTAAAGAGGTCGGTTATCAGCTTGGTTTACGCGGCCTCAATATTTGTACCGGTTGCGGGCCCGGTGCGATGAAAGGGCCGATGAAAGGCGCCACTATCGGCCATGCCAAACAACGGATCAATAACGGCCATTATGTCGGTATTTCCGAGCCCGGCATCATCGCGGCCGAATCCCCCAATCCGATCGTTAACGATCTCGTGATCATGCCGGATATCGAAAAACGCCTGGAAGCCTTCGTACGTTCGGGGCACGGCATCGTCGTCTTTCCCGGCGGGGCAGGAACGGCGGAGGAAATTCTTTACTTGCTGGGCATTTTGCTGCATCCGGAAAACGCTGAAATTCCGTTTCCACTCGTGTTCACCGGGCCAAAATCGGCTGAGGACTATTTCAAACAAATTAATCAATTTATCGGCAATACGTTGGGGTTCGAAGCGCAGCAGCGTTACAAGATTATCGTCGATGATCCGGCGCGGGTCGCCAGGGAAATGAAAGCCGGTATCCATCAGGTGCGGGAGTTTCGCAAACATAAGGGGGATGCCTATTATTTCAACTGGTCGTTGAAAATCAGCCAAGATTTCCAACAACCTTTCTTACCGACCCATGAAAACATGGCCAATCTGAAACTGCATAAAAATCAGCACCGGCATCAGCTGGCGGCCGATTTGCGCCGCGTTTTTTCCGGCATTGTCGCCGGAAATGTCAAAGACGAGGGGATTCGTGCGGTGGAAAAATTCGGCCATTTCGAGATCAGCGGAGATGCCGAAATAATGGAGCCGGTCGATGAGTTATTAAAAGCCTTTGTCGAGCAACAACGCATGAAACTGCCGGGCAAAACCTATGTCCCTTGCTACAAAATAGTCACGTAA
- a CDS encoding heavy metal translocating P-type ATPase metal-binding domain-containing protein produces MKDQAPKTCALCSLPVELDAFTEQTCDNQLLYFCCEGCKNIYRLLYSEQLIDAEKTDKQ; encoded by the coding sequence ATGAAAGATCAAGCTCCCAAAACCTGCGCCTTATGCAGTTTGCCTGTCGAGCTGGACGCATTTACCGAACAGACCTGCGATAATCAATTATTGTATTTTTGTTGCGAGGGCTGTAAGAATATCTACAGGCTGCTGTATTCCGAGCAGTTAATCGACGCAGAAAAAACCGATAAACAATAA
- a CDS encoding zinc metalloprotease HtpX — MALDIDSWNQHALTNRLQTLLLLSVMGGLMLLLGYLLWELEGIMILAITGALLLLINPRFAPQLIMRLYGAYPLSAHHAPLIHAAVRELSHRAELKAIPSLYYIPSSMLNAFSVGRPSDASIALSDALLRALDAEELIGVLAHEISHIRNNDMGVMGLADMFSRMTSLMSLFGQVLLLLNLPLILLTETNINWFAILLLILSPHLCALAQLGLSRTREYDADLNAVRLTGYPEGLARALVKIERAQGGWLERIFFPGRKVPEPSLLRTHPPTEERVRRIMELKIPENILPLHLLLDSESLAKLLNLRQVMRRPRWHINGLWH, encoded by the coding sequence ATGGCGCTCGATATCGACAGCTGGAACCAACATGCATTGACTAACCGCCTGCAAACGCTGTTGTTGCTCTCGGTGATGGGCGGGTTGATGCTGTTACTGGGATACTTATTGTGGGAGTTGGAAGGCATTATGATACTCGCCATAACGGGCGCCTTATTGTTGCTGATCAATCCCCGTTTCGCGCCTCAATTGATCATGCGTCTGTATGGCGCCTACCCCTTGTCCGCTCACCATGCGCCGCTGATCCATGCCGCGGTTCGCGAACTGAGCCACCGGGCCGAATTAAAGGCAATTCCTTCGCTTTATTATATCCCCAGCAGCATGCTGAATGCCTTCTCGGTCGGCCGCCCCAGTGATGCCAGTATCGCTTTAAGCGACGCGTTATTACGCGCATTGGACGCGGAAGAGTTAATCGGCGTGCTGGCGCATGAGATCAGTCATATCCGCAACAACGACATGGGGGTTATGGGGTTGGCCGATATGTTTAGCCGCATGACCAGCCTGATGTCGCTGTTTGGCCAGGTTTTATTGTTATTGAATTTACCGCTCATTTTGCTCACCGAAACCAATATCAACTGGTTCGCCATACTGTTGTTGATTTTATCCCCGCATTTATGCGCCTTGGCGCAACTCGGTCTGTCTCGCACCCGCGAATACGACGCCGATCTGAATGCCGTGCGCCTGACCGGATATCCCGAGGGGCTGGCGAGGGCTCTGGTTAAAATCGAGCGTGCCCAGGGGGGATGGCTGGAGAGGATTTTCTTCCCCGGCCGTAAAGTCCCCGAGCCTTCTTTACTAAGGACGCATCCGCCCACCGAGGAAAGAGTTCGGCGCATCATGGAACTGAAGATTCCTGAAAATATTTTGCCGCTGCATTTACTACTCGATAGTGAAAGTCTTGCCAAGCTGCTGAATTTGCGACAAGTGATGCGCCGTCCCAGGTGGCATATCAACGGCCTGTGGCATTGA
- a CDS encoding DegQ family serine endoprotease: protein MTLNFRSVLLSILFCAAISAQAALPAFDSGGRPVPSIAPMLKRVNPAVVNISTFSTREVYNPLLNDPFFRHFFQIPEQPRYQPKRQQHSAGSGVIVDKEKGLVITNFHVVNNADEVFVSLIDGRDFKAKVIGEDKELDIAILQIKGSNLTEVQLGDSNRLEVGDFVVAIGNPFGLGQTVTTGVVSALGRSGLGIEGYENFIQTDASINPGNSGGALVNLNGELIGINTAIIAPSGGNIGIGFAIPIDMVKASMVQIVEHGEVRRGMIGVTIQDINSELRKAFDLKHGQQGVLVTGVIGDSAAEKAGLKAGDVIVSVDGKATRSTGQLRSSIAVREIGETLALNVIRDGKEREFTVKIEKPKVSTATISQSKMLQGVKLENNPKGDGVVIVAVAPNSIAAYSGLRPGDVIMEANRMRVYDLDSLGKALNRSKDELLLQINRNGRYFYLVIR, encoded by the coding sequence ATGACATTAAACTTTCGCAGTGTTTTACTCAGCATTCTTTTTTGCGCCGCTATTTCGGCCCAGGCCGCCTTGCCGGCTTTCGATAGCGGAGGCCGGCCGGTGCCGTCGATCGCCCCGATGCTGAAGCGTGTTAATCCGGCGGTCGTCAACATTTCCACCTTTTCCACCCGTGAAGTTTACAATCCATTGTTGAACGATCCGTTTTTCCGTCATTTCTTTCAAATTCCCGAGCAGCCCCGTTATCAACCCAAAAGGCAGCAACATAGCGCCGGTTCCGGCGTTATTGTCGATAAGGAAAAAGGCTTGGTGATTACCAACTTCCATGTTGTCAACAATGCCGATGAGGTCTTTGTGTCGCTGATCGATGGCCGTGATTTCAAGGCCAAGGTCATCGGCGAGGATAAAGAATTGGATATTGCGATATTGCAAATCAAGGGCTCGAACCTGACCGAAGTACAACTGGGCGATTCCAACCGCCTGGAAGTCGGCGATTTCGTCGTCGCCATCGGCAACCCGTTTGGTTTGGGGCAAACGGTGACGACCGGTGTCGTCAGCGCCCTGGGCCGTTCCGGTCTTGGTATCGAAGGCTATGAAAATTTCATTCAAACCGATGCCTCGATCAACCCCGGTAACTCGGGCGGTGCCTTGGTCAATCTTAATGGTGAGCTAATTGGCATTAATACCGCTATTATCGCTCCCTCCGGCGGCAACATCGGCATTGGTTTCGCCATTCCGATCGATATGGTGAAAGCGAGCATGGTACAAATTGTCGAACACGGTGAAGTCAGACGAGGCATGATCGGAGTCACCATTCAGGACATAAACTCGGAATTGCGCAAGGCTTTTGATTTGAAACATGGTCAACAAGGGGTATTGGTCACCGGAGTAATCGGCGATTCGGCGGCGGAAAAAGCCGGTTTGAAAGCCGGCGACGTGATCGTCAGCGTCGACGGCAAGGCCACCCGCTCCACCGGCCAATTGCGCAGTTCCATCGCAGTTCGGGAAATCGGTGAAACACTGGCTTTGAATGTGATTCGTGACGGCAAGGAACGAGAATTCACGGTCAAGATTGAAAAACCCAAAGTTTCTACGGCGACGATCAGTCAAAGCAAAATGCTGCAAGGCGTGAAACTGGAGAACAATCCTAAAGGCGATGGGGTCGTCATCGTTGCGGTTGCGCCCAATTCGATCGCCGCCTATAGTGGATTGCGTCCCGGCGATGTGATCATGGAAGCCAACCGTATGCGGGTCTACGACCTGGACAGCCTGGGCAAGGCCTTGAATCGCTCCAAGGATGAGCTGTTATTGCAAATCAACCGTAACGGTAGGTATTTCTATCTGGTGATCCGTTAA